From the Buteo buteo chromosome 1, bButBut1.hap1.1, whole genome shotgun sequence genome, one window contains:
- the KDM3A gene encoding lysine-specific demethylase 3A, whose translation MVLRLEGSWSLLVGKRFLSLSEEDDRSWDTSRISEWPWKSGRIRAVSHTDISKQDLKICVEFDDESWEKRRWIEVYNHKMKAFLVEQKLVLAERKSQANSMSPVQWPAMTYKSLVDKAVLGSMVSVRYLGEERCVFLSKDLLTPIQDVDSSRLPLKDDQNVNEEIQALVKKHLDETRLVQGGKNIIGSKIRIYSLDPSTQWFTAVVVNGNPATRTLEVNCQEIPALKTLDPELIHVEIIYDNNGKCDKSKRIGGVKRKSSENSGSVDAKHTKSSPEVSPSQGHVQSVPTVLGEALLGCTPANKDQRHQGLPLPANSPPNLGAETPQGTCRRSLPETHPSCLNTGIKPLKEDLTAFPKVGFISKEQTENLNDQNGKYTSLTTSRSSSLADSANEKGTNLKNTNEPLMKPTTNFPKECISVKQLQHINSSIAIPRVSSTVELQRTLDCRPSTSDAHHHSFTESGVKSQSNCNSQNSHKGNKIDELTDMEFFIRRNSNEILYDRNENESFWTGSAKVQDNIIVRKSILADASKVKKLQQSGEAFVQDGSCNNIAPHLHKCRECRLDSYRKNKEQRDSTVFCRFFHFRRLQFNKHGILREEGFLTPNKYDPEAISLWLPLSKNVVGLDLDTAKYILANIGDHFCQLVISEKEVMSTIEPHRQVAWKRAVRGVREMCDVCDTTIFNLHWVCSKCGFGVCVDCYRMKKKSLHEDDDSDTFSWFKCVKGQVHEPENLMPTQIIPGKALYDVGDIVHSIRTKWGIKANCPCANKQFKALSKPTLKEDSKQNLVPGERTSLQHNSFVLSPQVTTHDPPLKSAIGSKQTASVNTSPSLSWLSNLTSGNVNKENKEKLLIPISKNENKPLQTLPSLAKPAAALQTFNSAILTPVSNNNTGFLRNLLNSSGGKSDNGLKSTPKILDDIFASLVQNRTITDLPKKPQGLTIKPTIMGFDTPHYWLCDNRLLCLQDPNNESNWNVFRECWKQGQPVMVSGVHHKLNADLWRPESFRKEFGQQEVDLVNCRTNEIITGATVGDFWDGFEDISSRLRTEEGEPMVLKLKDWPPGEDFRDMMPSRFDDLMKNIPLPEYTRRGGKLNLASRLPNYFVRPDLGPKMYNAYGLITPEDRKYGTTNLHLDVSDAANVMVYVGIPKGQADQEEEVLKTIQDGDSDELTIKRFTESREKPGALWHIYAAKDTEKIREFLKKVAEEQGQENPVDHDPIHDQSWYLDRPLRKRLHQEYGVQGWAIVQFLGDVVFIPAGAPHQVHNLYSCIKVAEDFVSPEHVKHCFWLTQEFRYLSHTHTNHEDKLQVKNVIYHAVKDAVGILRANESSLSRP comes from the exons ATTTGTGTAGAATTTGATGATGAGtcatgggaaaaaagaagatggatAGAAGTCTACAAccataaaatgaaagcattccTGGTGGAGCAAAAGCTGGTACTGGCTGAAAGAAAATCTCAAGCCAATTCTATGTCTCCTGTCCAGTGGCCTGCAATG ACTTACAAATCCTTAGTGGACAAAGCTGTTTTGGGATCAATGGTTTCAGTACGCTATCTTGGTGAAGAgagatgtgtttttctttctaaggaCCTTTTGACACCCATTCAG gATGTGGACAGTTCCAGGCTTCCTCTTAAGGATGATCAAAATGTTAATGAAGAAATTCAGGCTTTGGTTAAGAAACATCTTGATGAAACGCGCTTGGTGCAAG gTGGAAAAAATATCATTGGTTCAAAAATTAGAATTTATAGCCTCGATCCATCTACTCAGTGGTTCACAGCAGTTGTCGTCAATGGTAATCCAGCTACAAGAACTCTGGAAGTCAACTGTCAGGAG ATTCCAGCTTTAAAAACTCTTGATCCAGAGTTAATTCATGTTGAAATCATATATGACAACAATGGAAAATGTG ATAAATCTAAAAGAATTGGGGGTGTGAAAAGGAAGTCATCTGAGAATAGTGGAAGTGTTGATGCTAAACACACAAAATCTTCTCCTGAG GTTTCTCCCAGTCAGGGACATGTGCAGTCAGTACCAACTGTGTTGGGTGAAGCATTGCTAGGATGTACTCCTGCTAATAAAGACCAAAGGCATCAAGGCCTGCCCCTGCCGGCTAACTCACCACCCAATCTTGGTGCAGAAACTCCTCAGGG CACATGTAGACGAAGCTTGCCGGAAACTCATCCTTCTTGTCTTAATACTGGAATTAAACCATTGAAGGAAGATCTGACGGCCTTTCCTAAAGTGGGGTTTATATCTAAAGAACAAACGGAAAATCTTAATGATCAAAATGGTAAATATACCTCTTTGACAACCTCAAGATCTTCATCTTTGGCTGATTCAGCTAATGAAAAAGGAACCaacctgaaaaatacaaatgaacCTCTTATGAAGCCCACAACAAACTTTCCAAAAGAAtgcatttctgtaaaacagTTGCAACATATTAACTCTTCCATAGCAATACCCAGAGTCAGTAGCACTGTTGAACTGCAGCGGACTTTAGATTGTAGACCCTCAACCTCAGATGCTCATCATCACTCTTTTACTGAGTCTGGAGTTAAATCGCAAAGCAATTGCAATAGCCAGAACAGCCACAAAGGAAACAAGATCGACGAACTTACAGACATGGAATTTTTTATTAGAAGAAATTCAAATGAGATTCTTtatgacagaaatgaaaatgaaagcttttggACTGGAAGTGCCAAGGTCCAGGATAAta TAATTGTTCGGAAGTCAATTTTAGCAGATGCTTCTAAAGTGAAGAAGCTGCAGCAAAGTGGAGAAGCATTTGTACAGGATGGTTCCTGCAATAATATCGCACCTCACCTGCATAAATGCAGGGAATGCCGTTTGGACAGTTACCGGAAGAACAAAGAGCAAAGAGACTCCACTGTCTTTTGTCGATTCTTTCACTTTAGAAG GTTGCAATTTAATAAGCATGGAATATTACGTGAGGAAGGTTTCTTAACTCCAAATAAGTATGACCCTGAGGCTATTAGCTTGTGGCTGCCTTTATCAAAGAATGTTGTGGGTCTAGATCTCGACACAGCAAAGTATATCCTAGCCAACATTGGAGACCACTTTTGTCAGCTAGTGATATCTGAAAAGGAAGTTATGTCTACTATTGAACCACACA gacaggtagcctggaaGCGTGCAGTTCGTGGAGTTCGAGAAATGTGTGATGTCTGTGACACCACAATCTTCAACCTTCATTGGGTCTGCTCTAAGTGTGGCTTTGGCGTGTGTGTGGATTGTtacaggatgaagaaaaaaagcttacatGAAG atgaTGACTCAGATACTTTCTCCTGGTTTAAATGTGTGAAGGGGCAGGTACATGAACCAGAGAATCTAATGCCTACACAAATAATTCCcggaaaag CTCTCTACGATGTTGGTGATATCGTTCACTCTATAAGAACAAAATGGGGAATAAAGGCAAATTGTCCTTGTGCAAATAAGCAGTTCAAGGCGCTATCAAAGCCAACTCTAAAGGAGGATTCAAAACAG AACTTGGTACCTGGAGAGAGGACCAGCCTTCAACATAACAGCTTCGTCCTGAGCCCACAAGTCACTACACACGATCCTCCTCTAAAGTCAGCAATTGGAAGTAAACAAACGGCTTCAGTAAATACTTCTCCTTCATTAAGTTGGTTATCAAATCTAACAAGTGGAAACgtgaataaagaaaacaaag agaaACTCCTCATACCTATTTcgaagaatgaaaataaacctCTTCAGACACTCCCTAGTTTAGCTAagcctgctgcagccctgcagacatTCAACAGTGCAATATTAACACCCGTGAGCAACAATAACACAGGTTTCTTGCGGAATCTCTTGAACTCTTCTGGAGGAAAG tcaGACAATGGACTCAAAAGTACACCCAAAATCCTTGATGACATTTTTGCTTCCCTGGTGCAAAATAGAACCATTACAGATTTGCCTAAGAAACCTCAAGGATTGACTATAAAGCCTACAATAATGGGGTTTGATACGCCTCACTACTGGTTATGTGATAACCGCTTGCTATGTCTTCAAGATCCCAACAATGAAAGTAATTGGAATGTCTTCAGGGAGtgctggaagcagggacag CCTGTAATGGTGTCAGGAGTGCATCACAAATTAAATGCAGACCTCTGGAGACCTGAGTCCTTTAGGAAGGAATTTGGCCAGCAGGAAGTAGATCTGGTTAACTGCAGGACCAATGAAATCATTACTGGAGCTACTGTAGGGGATTTTTGGGATGGATTTGAAGATATTTCAA GTCGCCTGAGAACAGAAGAAGGAGAGCCAATGGTGTTGAAGCTTAAAGACTGGCCTCCAGGAGAAGACTTCAGAGATATGATGCCTTCTCG GTTTGATGACttgatgaaaaatattccattgCCAGAATACACTAGGAGAGGCGGCAAGCTCAACCTTGCCTCTCGACTTCCTAACTATTTTGTACGACCAGATTTGGGCCCAAAGATGTACAATGCATACG gcTTAATAACACCAGAGGATAGAAAATATGGCACAACAAACCTCCATTTAGATGTGTCTGATGCAGCTAATGTTATGGTTTATGTGGGTATCCCCAAAGGCCAGGCTGATCAAGAAGAAG AAGTGCTTAAAACCATACAAGATGGTGATTCTGATGAATTGACAATTAAACGTTTTACTGAAAGTAGAGAAAAACCTGGAGCTCTGTGGCACATTTATGCTGCTAAAGATACAGAGAAGATCCGTGAATTCCTTAAAAAG GTTGCGGAAGAACAAGGTCAAGAAAACCCTGTAGATCACGATCCCATTCATGATCAGAGTTGGTACTTGGACCGACCACTAAGAAAACGCCTTCATCAAGAGTATGGAGTTCAAGGCTGGGCTATTGTACAGTTTCTAGGAGATGTAGTTTTCATTCCAGCAGGAGCTCCACACCAG gTTCATAATTTGTACAGTTGTATTAAAGTTGCAGAAGACTTTGTATCCCCAGAGCATGTCAAACACTGCTTCTGGCTCACTCAGGAATTTAGATATCTGTCGCATACGCATACGAACCATGAAGATAAATTGCAG